In Dyadobacter sp. NIV53, a single window of DNA contains:
- a CDS encoding 5'-methylthioadenosine/adenosylhomocysteine nucleosidase, with protein sequence MKKIALLLLLLPFKNITYAQDITGVLGAFPPELVLLQSKMENKKDTVIAHIRFTKGILNGRSVVLAQTGIGKVNAAITTTLMIDHFKPREIVFSGIAGGIDPELLPGDIVIGTQVTYHDYGTIQDDGMKYGPTRNPYTMEENPVIFNCDSALVQKAIAVSTGLKFEKIKRENGSFLPAIKKGVIVTGDVFVASGTATNRLRKDLNAAATEMEGAAIAQTCYQQKVPFLIIRSLSDNANNKAKNDVQSFYQIAAENAAIMVMAVVGVK encoded by the coding sequence ATGAAAAAAATTGCACTCCTTTTGCTTTTATTGCCATTTAAAAACATCACTTACGCGCAGGATATTACTGGTGTACTGGGTGCTTTTCCGCCGGAACTTGTACTGCTGCAAAGTAAGATGGAAAACAAAAAAGATACCGTGATCGCCCATATCCGTTTCACAAAAGGTATCCTGAACGGCAGATCCGTTGTGTTGGCGCAAACCGGTATTGGTAAAGTAAATGCCGCTATTACAACAACATTGATGATCGATCATTTCAAACCCAGGGAAATTGTTTTTTCAGGAATTGCGGGTGGAATCGATCCTGAATTATTACCGGGTGACATTGTGATCGGAACACAGGTTACGTATCATGATTATGGCACGATCCAAGACGATGGAATGAAATACGGGCCTACGCGCAATCCATATACCATGGAGGAAAATCCGGTCATCTTCAACTGTGATTCAGCATTGGTTCAAAAAGCAATTGCTGTTTCAACAGGTTTAAAATTTGAAAAGATCAAAAGAGAAAACGGCAGCTTTCTCCCGGCTATCAAGAAAGGCGTTATAGTTACAGGAGACGTATTTGTAGCATCCGGAACAGCCACAAACAGATTAAGAAAAGATCTGAACGCAGCAGCAACAGAAATGGAAGGAGCGGCCATAGCACAAACCTGTTACCAGCAAAAGGTTCCCTTTTTAATCATCCGTAGTTTGAGTGATAACGCTAATAATAAAGCTAAAAATGACGTACAAAGCTTTTACCAGATAGCCGCTGAAAATGCTGCAATTATGGTAATGGCGGTGGTTGGGGTAAAGTAA